From the genome of Oceanispirochaeta sp., one region includes:
- the ung gene encoding uracil-DNA glycosylase has product MEDLHQFLLEEKQNGKILFPPGSQIFYALDRTPFEDVKVVILGQDPYHGPGQAHGLCFSVQPGVNPPPSLVNIYKEMESDLGLRAPGHGCLSSWADQGVLLLNSVLTVEAHRAASHQGRGWEQFTDRVIRELEEKREHLVFILWGAYARKKGSFIRRDRHLVIESPHPSPLSSYRGFFGSKPFSRTNAYLEETEQAPVVWELPASVSIQTASP; this is encoded by the coding sequence ATGGAAGATCTCCACCAGTTCCTTCTGGAAGAGAAACAGAATGGGAAAATCCTCTTTCCTCCGGGAAGCCAGATTTTCTACGCCCTGGACCGTACACCCTTCGAGGATGTAAAGGTCGTGATACTGGGGCAGGACCCGTACCACGGTCCGGGACAGGCCCATGGACTCTGCTTTTCTGTCCAGCCCGGAGTAAACCCGCCTCCCAGCCTTGTGAATATCTACAAGGAGATGGAGAGTGATCTGGGCTTGAGGGCTCCCGGGCACGGCTGTCTCTCCAGCTGGGCCGATCAGGGGGTCCTGCTTCTGAACTCAGTACTGACCGTGGAGGCCCATAGGGCGGCTTCCCACCAGGGCCGGGGGTGGGAACAATTTACCGACAGAGTCATCAGGGAGCTGGAAGAAAAACGGGAACATCTTGTTTTCATACTCTGGGGAGCCTATGCCCGGAAAAAAGGAAGCTTTATCAGACGAGACAGACATCTGGTCATCGAAAGCCCCCACCCCTCTCCCTTGTCATCCTACAGGGGATTCTTCGGGAGTAAACCTTTCAGCCGGACCAATGCCTATTTAGAGGAAACGGAACAAGCCCCGGTCGTGTGGGAGTTGCCTGCAAGTGTCAGCATCCAGACAGCCTCCCCATGA
- a CDS encoding DUF4416 family protein: MTLQYKKGAFRELEWTYPDYRSKENRDYLQEVRALYTRQLKSLSSSIHPSI, encoded by the coding sequence TTGACGCTCCAGTATAAGAAAGGGGCGTTTCGGGAACTGGAATGGACTTATCCTGATTACCGAAGTAAAGAAAACAGGGATTACCTCCAGGAAGTCCGTGCTCTTTATACTCGGCAGCTCAAGTCGTTGTCATCTTCAATACACCCATCAATATAA
- a CDS encoding DUF4416 family protein, translating into MGEVKAYAPEKLVMGILISDLTLLNALKIKLKVLWGETDSCSEAVEFSYTEYYKAEMGAPLYRVFCSFLTLIDPESLADIKIKSNAVENRFLRSEGRVINLDPGILSQSKFILATTKNNAHRIPMSRGDLRRIDAPV; encoded by the coding sequence ATGGGTGAAGTAAAAGCGTATGCTCCCGAGAAGCTGGTTATGGGAATCCTGATCTCCGACCTGACACTGCTGAATGCCTTGAAGATAAAGCTGAAAGTCCTCTGGGGGGAGACGGACAGCTGCAGCGAAGCGGTGGAGTTTAGCTATACAGAGTACTACAAGGCCGAAATGGGCGCCCCTTTGTACCGGGTGTTCTGCTCCTTTCTCACTCTTATTGATCCTGAGTCTCTGGCAGACATAAAGATTAAAAGCAATGCGGTTGAAAACCGTTTCCTCCGGAGTGAAGGACGGGTCATCAATCTGGACCCGGGTATCCTCAGCCAAAGTAAATTTATTCTGGCTACAACCAAGAACAACGCCCATCGCATCCCCATGAGCCGGGGGGATCTACGGCGAATTGACGCTCCAGTATAA